A single genomic interval of Polaribacter vadi harbors:
- a CDS encoding methyltransferase domain-containing protein → MDLSADFWNDKYKNNKTGWDLGEVSPPLKAYFDQLENKNLKILIPGGGNSHEAEYLYNNGFKNVFVVDVSKIALANIKKRVPSFPASQLIHANFFDLEESFDLVIEQTFFCAINPELRAKYAAKMHSILKEKGKLVGLLFEAKLNEDHPPFGGNKEEYLTYFSPYFNDVKMESCYNSYHNRQGMELFIRLKK, encoded by the coding sequence ATGGATTTATCAGCAGATTTTTGGAATGATAAATATAAAAACAACAAAACAGGTTGGGATTTAGGCGAAGTTTCTCCACCTTTAAAAGCCTATTTTGATCAACTAGAAAACAAAAATTTAAAAATATTAATTCCTGGAGGAGGCAATTCTCACGAAGCAGAATATTTATACAATAACGGTTTTAAAAATGTTTTTGTAGTAGATGTTTCTAAAATTGCTTTAGCCAATATTAAAAAAAGAGTTCCAAGTTTTCCAGCATCACAATTAATACACGCTAACTTTTTCGATTTAGAAGAATCGTTCGATTTGGTGATTGAACAAACTTTTTTTTGTGCAATTAATCCTGAATTAAGAGCAAAATATGCAGCAAAAATGCACTCAATTTTAAAGGAAAAAGGCAAATTAGTTGGGTTGCTTTTTGAGGCAAAACTCAACGAAGATCATCCACCTTTTGGTGGAAATAAAGAAGAATATTTAACCTATTTTTCTCCTTATTTTAATGATGTGAAAATGGAATCTTGTTACAACTCTTATCATAACAGGCAAGGAATGGAATTATTTATAAGGTTAAAAAAATAA
- a CDS encoding MBL fold metallo-hydrolase, with protein sequence MDIIQLQDKPLAHYSYAIISNHEMAIVDPSRDPKPYYELAEKHNAKVIAVFETHPHADFVSSHLQIHKETGAKIYASKLVDANYPHQTFDEGDAIKIGNSTFSAINSPGHSPDSITIIAKDVADDYAMFSGDTLFIGDVGRPDLREKAGNMKAKREDLAKSMYHTIKNKFTHLPDETIVYPAHGAGSLCGKNMSDAASSTLGKERKENWAFQDLTETEFVKTILEDQPFIPSYFGFNVDINKEGATNFENAFSNIPLNFGITDFKKDAHLIIDVRSASNYKKNHLEGSINIIAETDADKLETWLGAIVKPKEDFHLVIDSITDKETVLSRIAKIGYEKQIKSVITLGADTFKTFESLDLQNFKNNPTEYTIIDIRNKSEVAEGKFFENAISIPLNELRNSEEEIPTNKPIVVHCAGGYRSAAGSSIISKLIDSVPVYDLSDDVNDFK encoded by the coding sequence ATGGACATTATACAACTTCAAGATAAACCACTAGCACATTACTCTTACGCAATTATCAGTAATCATGAAATGGCAATTGTAGATCCGTCAAGAGATCCAAAACCTTATTATGAGTTAGCAGAAAAACATAATGCAAAAGTAATTGCTGTTTTTGAAACACATCCGCATGCAGATTTTGTGAGCAGTCATTTGCAAATTCATAAAGAAACTGGCGCAAAAATTTATGCAAGTAAATTAGTGGATGCTAATTATCCTCATCAAACTTTTGATGAAGGAGATGCTATTAAAATAGGCAATAGTACTTTTTCTGCCATAAATTCTCCTGGGCATTCTCCAGATAGTATTACTATTATTGCAAAGGATGTTGCTGATGATTATGCAATGTTTTCTGGTGATACTTTATTTATTGGCGATGTTGGTAGGCCAGATTTAAGAGAAAAAGCGGGTAATATGAAAGCCAAAAGAGAAGATTTGGCAAAAAGTATGTACCACACCATAAAAAATAAATTTACGCATTTGCCAGATGAAACAATTGTTTATCCAGCACATGGAGCAGGTTCTTTATGTGGTAAAAATATGAGCGATGCTGCTTCAAGTACATTAGGAAAAGAGCGAAAGGAAAATTGGGCATTTCAAGATTTAACAGAAACTGAATTTGTAAAAACCATTTTAGAAGATCAACCTTTTATACCTTCTTATTTTGGTTTTAATGTTGATATTAATAAAGAAGGCGCAACTAATTTTGAAAATGCATTTAGCAATATTCCTTTAAATTTTGGAATCACAGATTTTAAAAAAGATGCTCATTTAATTATTGATGTAAGAAGTGCATCAAACTATAAAAAGAATCATTTAGAAGGAAGCATCAATATTATTGCAGAAACAGATGCAGATAAATTAGAAACTTGGTTGGGAGCTATTGTAAAACCTAAAGAAGATTTTCATTTAGTAATTGATTCTATAACAGATAAAGAAACCGTTTTAAGTAGAATTGCTAAAATTGGATATGAAAAACAGATAAAATCTGTAATTACTTTGGGTGCAGATACTTTTAAAACGTTCGAGTCTTTAGATCTTCAAAATTTTAAAAATAACCCAACAGAGTATACAATTATTGATATCAGAAATAAAAGTGAAGTTGCTGAAGGTAAATTTTTTGAAAACGCAATTTCAATTCCTTTAAATGAACTAAGAAATTCTGAAGAAGAAATACCAACAAATAAACCAATTGTGGTGCATTGTGCAGGTGGCTATAGAAGTGCAGCTGGTAGCAGTATCATTTCAAAATTAATTGATAGTGTTCCTGTCTATGATTTAAGTGATGATGTGAACGATTTTAAATAG